The proteins below are encoded in one region of Hordeum vulgare subsp. vulgare chromosome 3H, MorexV3_pseudomolecules_assembly, whole genome shotgun sequence:
- the LOC123439191 gene encoding calmodulin-binding protein 25-like: MASTTSGSLPSSPSLPGTGAEQEFSSVDPHGLFLPSSPSPASLYFDHDTSFQGLFPTSSPTRGTATPPHPTAPSKPPKKRPRASRRPPTTVLTTDTSNFRAMVQEFTGFPAPPFAAGPSPFVRPRLLGGASAYGPPFLVRPCPLKYPQQNPALLSSIATCTTTATTTSGGSNSLLHALALFARSNAMPCTSTDVTTARGSGAADQYGGHHGHGMGDFNFNPFDDLEAETAAAAESDKAANGDHAGFFSSLGGAGDKYDRQ, from the coding sequence ATGGCGTCCACCACCAGTGGCAGCCTCCCATCCTCTCCCTCACTCCCGGGCACCGGCGCCGAACAAGAATTCTCCTCCGTCGACCCCCACGGCCTCTTCCTCCCTTCATCCCCCTCCCCCGCCAGCCTATACTTCGACCACGACACCTCCTTCCAAGGCTTGTTCCCCACATCCTCCCCCACGCGGGGAACAGCGACCCCACCTCACCCTACCGCCCCGTCAAAGCCTCCCAAGAAGCGCCCCAGAGCCTCCCGCCGCCCACCCACCACCGTGCTCACCACCGACACCTCCAACTTCCGCGCCATGGTACAGGAGTTCACCGGCTTCCCGGCGCCACCATTTGCCGCCGGGCCATCCCCGTTCGTCCGCCCGCGGCTCCTCGGTGGCGCCTCCGCCTACGGCCCTCCCTTCCTGGTACGCCCATGCCCTCTCAAATACCCGCAGCAAAACCCTGCACTGCTGTCCTCCATCGCCACCTGCACCACCACTGCCACTACCACCAGCGGTGGATCCAACTCTCTCCTGCACGCGCTCGCGCTGTTCGCGAGGAGCAACGCGATGCCATGTACTTCCACTGATGTTACGACGGCCAGAGGATCAGGTGCTGCTGATCAGTacggtggtcaccacggccacggcATGGGAGATTTTAACTTCAACCCGTTTGACGACTTGGAGGCTGAGACTGCGGCAGCGGCGGAAAGCGACAAGGCGGCGAACGGCGACCATGCTGGGTTCTTCTCTTCCTTAGGCGGCGCCGGAGATAAATACGACCGGCAGTAG